Below is a genomic region from Vitis riparia cultivar Riparia Gloire de Montpellier isolate 1030 chromosome 5, EGFV_Vit.rip_1.0, whole genome shotgun sequence.
GAAAGTTAATACCAGTGCAGAACACCTTTCGGTGTGCCGAAGAAACTCATGACCTAAACCGAAACCCTTGTGTGCTCCTTCAAGTAAACCTGGCAGATCTGCTACAACCATTGTAGCATCATAACCAAATGAAACAACACCCAAGTTTGGAAGTAAGGTTGTAAATGGATAATTTGCTATTGTTGGCTGAGCAGCACTTATCACACTGAGAAGTGTGCTTTTCCCTGCATTTGGAGCACCCACTATTCCAACATCTGCAACCAGCTTCAGCTCCAACTCCAACCACctgataaaaaaaaccattattctGAATGTGCATATCATGGAAACACATTAATCACCCTTAATGGGGTTGGATAGGAGGACATAGAGCCACAAAATGCAGGAAATGCACAACTACTGCTAAGCTTTACCTATCCTTAAGCTCACAAATAAGCCCCATTCCTAATATTTGGGGTTAGTTTAGATCTACCAATTATTTAAATCTAGCATTAACAAGTAACAGCCAGAAAAAAGGGCACCAGGGATCCCGTATGCTAACCATAAAATCTACCTTTAAACCAGCGCTTGCATGGTTTTCTACACATGCATGTGACCTTTGCAAGGTGGCATGTGAGTTCCACTAGTAAAAGAGCTTGAATTTTAGTTCTCACCCATAAACTTGGGACACTTGCCTCTTTGGGCTTAAATTGTTGATATTTGAATGCATGGTACATCAGGGCTTGAAATTTGGGGGGCAAACCAACATTTGGCTCCATTGAGAATGGTCAAGCAGGCCTATTGCAATGTGAAATAAATTGCTAGATTAAATAGATCATTCATAATAAGCAAGCACTGGTACCAAATTCACAGCCTAGCTTTAGAGAATAAAATTGTCATGGTTGCACATTAAAGTAAATCTAAAACCTCCAGAATTGAGCACCATTGTTGTAACTGTACTGGAAGTTTTCTGGCAAGAGAAAATATTCATTCGACTAGtgattatgtttttaagaactcATCCCATTTGTTATAACCTACATTATCCAATGAACTGCTCAAAAATGCCagattcaattatttaaaaataagagagagagagagagcgagagagagagagagagaggagaaaaaaaaaaaaaaactcacatttCTGGACCCTCTTCACCATTCTCTGCAATCTTTGGCACCTTATTTGTCCCTGACTTAAATGATGCATTGCCTCTCCCACCCCTTCCACCAGGCAGCAACATGGCCCTCTGCCCTGGATGCAACAACTCCAAAAGCACTTCCCCTTCAACCCCATCAGAACCAGCCTCTCTAATAACAGTCCCAGGTGCCACTTTGACCACCACATCCTCCCCCTTAGCCCCATTCTGATTCCTCCCCTGTCCATGACTCCCTCTCCCTGCCCTAAAATGCACGCCATTCCGAAAAGGCAAAAGCGAATTCATAGACCCATCAACCTCCACATACACATTTCCACCTCTCCCTCCATCCCCACCCGAAGGCCCCCCAAACGGCACATACTTCTCTCGCCGAAAAGCCACCACTCCATTCCCACCATCCCCAGCCTTTACATAAATCTTCGCCCGATCAAAACATCGCATGACGGCCGGTAACcccttctccttctcttcttcctCGCCATTAAAAACACTCACCATTTCACCATGTCCAACAAATACTTGTCCCTCAccatcctcatcctcatcctcatcctccTCTTCAGGATCGGAATTAACCTCATATAACTCAAATTTTCCATAATCAAAACCTAATTGCTCGTCAAAAACATCCTCTTCGTGGCTAGATTTGTCGATTTCGGATTCAATAGTGGGCGGAGATAAGTCGGAGAGTTTAATTTCTGTGGAGGATTGGAAAGATGAGTTGAGGGAAGTAGTGAAGAAGTCTTCTCTGGGAGGGAGGCTAGTGTAGGTGGTGGCTTGGTCGCCGTAAGGAAGAACTTCATTGGGACTGGCGGTCCTGGTTCCGGTTCTTTTTCTGATCTTAGGGTtggggttagggttagggtttctaggGAGCTTTTTGGGATTGGCTTTCCTGGTGGTGGGGCGAGCCAGCGAAACTGGAGAGAAGCATATCGATAGGGAAGAAGACATGCTCTACGGCTCGAAACAAATTAGCGGTAAACTGAatttcacttctttttattAACGGATTGGATTTCAATTTcctaaacgacgtcgttttagtTTGGCGCATGAAAAAACTCCTTTCATCTGTCTCCAAAAGTTTGAGAAAATGGAGATTCAgagataaaattagaaataagatactaaaataattgtattaaaatattggaaaatgcGTCTTTTCAGTTTTCACACACTCATATAAAATTTGGAttcttgtgattttttttcatatgacaGTATTGAAACACACTTTTCCCAGATAaaaacattaaagactaaaattgGTTTAGCCAAAAAGTGAAGGGCCCAAACAGCCTTTTAACGAGGCCCAACACGAACATTCAAGCCCAGGTCCAGGCCCAGTTTATTTGCCAACTCCTGCCTAGTTCCTAGTCCACTCATTTCGGAAAATGCATGATCgctcttaaaaatagttttatattccTTGAAATACAAAACAGTTTTCTAATTTAGAATTCTTAAATATGAGAACTTAACCGATGTGATGATGACgacaatgatgatgatgaaatgatagtagtgatgatgatgatgacgacgACGATGAAATGATAgtagtgatgatgatgatgaaatgatgatgatgatggtgatgaaatGATAgtagtgatgatgatgatgaaatgatgatgatggtgatgaaatGATagtgaggatgatgatgatgaaatgaTGAGGAGGAAGAGATGAGGGAGTacaataagaataaaattgaacatagatagataaatttgtttgtttaagGACTTTATGCCTATTATGTTGCTTGAAATTATTGACTAGCAGTAGAAAAAAGGGAGAGATTAATGCACTCATTTTTAtggtaaattttgaaaatgcaaaaagaaaaaaacaagtgaagaaTAACACATAAAGAAATATTTAGATATGAAAATTGAACTTCTTCGATAAGTTATTTTGCTCCAACAACATCTTTTGAAACCGAAACTATTTGATAGGATTTTCGAGCCAACGGTATAATTTGAGAGCCTCAAACACCTACATAAATAAAGTTAATGGATGTGTTGGAAAATGTACTATTGAATTGTTAGCAAATGTTTCAAATCTTTGAATTGgaccttcaaattttcaaatcctaTGTAAAACATGGCTTTATGATGATCAAGTCAAAAgtggaataataataacaatgcaaaaaatagaaataagaataaaatattctaattcaAAAGGCATTTAACTTATATATTAAACTTTACATTCTCTATACCACCTTATAGTTGTAAACAACTATATATGGCACATAGCGAAGGTATAGCACCCAACTTTCCTATtgtacaatttaaaacaaaagaaaaagaaaacaaaatgtcATTCTTAGATTCAAGAAGTGCACTAATCAAAAGCTTCAAAAATCTGCACAAACCATACCACTAGAGGCTAGCATGTTTTCCAAAGATGCttgaaataatagtaataataataaaaaatagggaggaatgAGGGAAGAAGGAAAACGGTGGTTTGCAGTGGAATCCAAGTCCTTTGAGATTTCCATTGAGGGGCTTGGAAGGAGTATGAGAGGGGTCATAGTGGAGCGTGGAAGAGGTTACTCCAGGTGGGTCAGATTTGGGGAGCTCAGTCTAAGCTGCCTTCTGGCAGGAGTGGAAGCTTGTTGCAGAGATGTTGAGTTGCCAAGGTGGAGCAAAGGGTGGATGGAGAATGGAAGGTTGTTTAGACTGGAATGCCGGGAGAATGGGGCTGGAAGGTTCATCTTCTACAAGGTGGTCACAGCAGAAAAAAAGAGCTTCTCCCTGGTGTTCCCAGAAGGAGAAGGAATCCATGGGGGATGGTTCATAGTGGCTGAGAATTTAAGGGCACTCGGGGTGGTTCCTTTTTCGAAGAAAAATGCGGAGCCACAGGCTGTGTTTGGGAACAGCCGGAAGGCTGATAGTGGGAAGAATGGAAGTGAGAGGATGTCATATGCAAGTGTAGTAAAAAAGAATGAATGTTTGGAGGAGGAGACTATTTGGTTGCAGATTGGAGAAGGAGTTGTGCAAGGCAGAGAAGAAAAGCTTAGGAGGTGTTTGGTTGGGAAGATGGAGGAGGGACCTTTTTTAGTTTCAGAGGTTCAGGTGTTGGAGTTGTGGGCAAGGAGCACTTGGCAGTTGAGATGTGGCATGCAGGTGCATGTTTTTGGGGGGTCTTTGATCCTCTTTGAGTTTGAGGATGTCTTGGAGGCAGAAAGGGTGTTGATGAGAGGAGCTAGAAGATTCAGGGGGAGACTCATCAGTTTGGATAGATGGCATTATGAGACTAGGTGCTTGGTACAGGAGGAGGCTTACAAGGAGTCGTGGGTGAGAGTATTGGGTCTCCCTTTGCATTTGTGGAGCCGTGAAGTCCTCATTAAAATCGGGGATTGTTGTGGGGGATTCGTAGAAGTGGACGAAGGTTCGGAGAATTCGGTCCAAATGCAGTGGGCTAGGATCCTAGTGAGATCGAGCGGGAGAAGACTTCCCAGCTCTTTGCAGCTAGTGATTGGGTCTATGTGCTACTCAATCCAGTTATGGTGGGAAGTCCTCCCGAAATTTTCAATGGTTGTTTCGAGAAGTTTCAGTGAAGGGTCGTCGAAGTCGAAGTCTAGAGGTGACGATGGTGGTGATCCACGCGCGAGCAAGGGAGTGGAGAAAGACCTTGGTCAGGAGCAGACTGGTAGAGAAGACGTGTCAAGCTCTGGAGGGAAGAGTGGATGTTTCGGTGAAAGATTGGACAGCCATCTCCAAAAGGGAGTTGCAGGCGGGGTCGTTTTTGGAGGCGGGGGCAGGAGGGCCTGTTTGGAGATGACAGGGGACTCTAAGGGGTAAGCGGGCCTGTGGGGGAAAGCCAGTTGAGAGGCAACAAGTTGAAAAGGGAGATGGGCCTGTGTTTGAAGTAAGGGGAGGATTGGGCCGGGCCCATCTCGAGGGCCCTTATCTTTTAAGTGAGGGGGGCAGCGTGGAGGTGGAGAACCCGCTAGGGCTCATCGCGGGGGACGATCGCGCAGCAGCGACTGTCCCGCTGGAGTGGTTCGAGCTGCCGGTTGCTTGGAACTCAGGCGCTGACGAGGTTTTCCAAGCTGAAGCATCAAGGTACTCCTCTTCTCCCTCTCCTTTGGTGTCTCGGGGGGTGCGGgcattctcttcttcttctatttcttgTCGGAAAAGAGCGGCGAAAGGGTCTAGGGGGTGCGGaccctctcttcttcttctctttcttgcCAGAAAAGAGCGGCGAATGGGGCTCGAAGACGCGGCTGTGGATCGGCGACGGAGATGGGTGGAGTGGAGGGGGACATTAGCCCCCTGAACATGGTATTGGCTGACGGAAAGGATGAGGCGGTCTGTTCCGGAGAGGAAATGGCCATGGTTTTGGTCGGAGAGACAAGTTTTGATGAAAGAAACTCTTTGAGGCAGACTGTGGGTGGAACGGAGTCAGTTGAGGAATGGAAATCCTCTTGTCTTGCTCAGTTTAGTGATTTTCTGGGCATGCCAACCACGGGATGTgaagatgagattttaaatatgCTCAAGAAATGGATCATGAGGAAGGACCAGAAGAATCAGAGGAATGGGGCTAAAAGGGTCAAGGTTGAAACCTCAAAGTCTGTAAGGGAACTTAAAAAGTTGGAGTgctccattaattttaaaagttccGGGCATGGAAGAACTCTATTTAGAGAGAGTGGGGGGTCAGTTTCTGAGGGTAAATGAAGTTAAGAATTATCTCCTGGAACGTGAGAGGGGCAAATGATAGAGATAAACGAAGGCTTATCAAATCTCTAATCAAGACTCAGAGAGCGGATTTGGTTTGTTTGTAGGAGACCAAAATCCAAAGAATGTCGTCTAGTCTGGTTCGGTCCTTGGGGGTGGGAAGATCATTGGAGTGGGGAGCTCTTGATTCTCGGGGTATGGCAGGGGAAGTGTTAGTTTTTTAGGACACTAGAGTTCTAGAACTGTTGGAAATGGAGATTGGGAATTTTTCGGTTTCTTGCCGATTTAAAAATGTGGAGGATGGTTTCTGTTGGGTCTTTACAGGGGTGTATGGCCCTGCTATTGGGAGGTTGAGGGAGGATTTTTGGGAGGAATTGGGGACAATCAGGGGATTGTGGCAGGACCCGTGGTGTTTATGGagtgattttaatgtcattaGGTTTTTGGGAGAAAGGAACAGGATATCAAGACTGTCGTCTGCAATGAGAAGATTTTCGGAGATCATTGACGACTTGGAATTAAGGGATTTCCCTCTGCAAGGGGGGTCTTTCACGTGGAGGGGTGGGATGAACAATTAGACTCAGTCAAGGCTGGACAGATTTTTAGTTTCAGAGGATTGGGAATGTTATTTCAGTGGGGCAATTCAAAGTCTTTTACCTAGAATTGTCTCTGACCACTGCCCAATTCTGCTAGACTGTGGAGGAACGAGGAAGGGGCCTACCCcatttaggtttgagaatatgtggctgaaggaAGAAGGTTTTAAGGATTTACTTAGGAATTGGTGGGTGGGATTCAGATTCAGTGGTTCCTTTAGTTTCACGCTGTCTGAAAAGTTGAAAGCGCTTAAGGCCTGCTTGAAGGTGTGGAATAGAGAAGTGTTTGGGAACGTGAATGCCAGAAAAGAATCAGCTTTGAAGCAGATGATGTTTTGGGATTCAATAGAAGGGGATAGGGTGTTGAAGACTGAAGAGCAGAATTCCAAAAAGCAAGCTTTGGAGGAGTATGAGAAGTGGGTGTTAATGGAAGAGACAGCTTGGAGGCAAAAGTCGAGAGAGCTATGGCTGAAGGAGGGAGACAAAAACACTGGATACTTTCATAAAATGGCCAATGCTCACAAGAGGGTCAATTCCATGGTGAAGATCAAGATAAATGGGACGTGGGTTTCTGAAGAGAATGACATTAAGAAGGGTGTGGTTCAGGCTTTCCACTCCTTATTGTCAGAAACAGCTGAGTGGAGGCCTAGGTGCAATGGGCTGCAGGTTGGGGTCTTGGAAGGGGAAACTGCAACTATGTTAGAAGCTCCTTTTTCTAAGGAAGAGGTTTTTGGTGCTCTATCGGATCtcaatggggataaagctcctGGTCCTGATGGTTTCACAATGGCGTTTTGGCAATTCAGTTGGAGCTTTTTGAAGGAGGAAGTGATGGGGTTTTTTAGGGACTTTCATGATCAGGGCAAGTTCGTCAAGAGCATAAATGCATCTTTTTAGGttttaattcctaagaaaggaggaGCCGAAGACCTCAAGGACTTTAGAcctataagcttggtgggaCTTTATAAGTTGTTAGCAAAGGTGTTAACTAATAGGCTTAAAAAGGTGATGGATAAGTTAGTGTCCAAGttccaaaatgcttttgtggaggaAAGGCAAATCTTGGATGCCTCGTTGATTGCGAATGAGGCAATTCATTCAATGCAGAAAAGTGGGGGAGGGGGCATCATTTGCAAGCTAGATATTGAAAAAGCATACGACCATGTGAATTGGAGCTTTCTCTTTTGGTTGATGGAAAGGATGGGATTTGGAGCTAAGTGGATCAGCTGGATTCAGTGGTGTATTGGGACTGTCAGTTTCTCTGTCCTGATTAATGGAACTCCCTCAGGTTTTTTCAAAAGTTCTAGGGGTTTGAGACAGGGGATCCCCTTTCCCCCTACTTGTTCGTGATTGTCATGGAAACTCTTAGTTGCTTGTTGAAGAGGGCAAAGGAGGGGGGGTTTTTGTCGGGGTGGAATCTCAGTGGTAGAGGAGGGGGGGAGTGGAGATCACTCACTTGTTGTTTGCGGATGACACCTTAGTTTTTTGTGAGCCTTCCACTGATCAGGTGTCCTATCTGAGTTGGttacttatgtggtttgaagcaatGTCAGGGTTGAAGGTGAATTTAGACAAAAGCGAGATCATTACGGTGGGAAGAGTGGAAAATGTAGAGGAGGTGGCCTTTGAGTTTGGATGCAAGGTCAGCAAGCTTCCTTCTAcctatttgggtcttcctttgggggCTCGCTTCAAGGAGGTGGCTACTTGGGACGGAGTTGAGGAAAGGTTGAGGAAGAGACTTTCTATTTGGAAAAGGCAGTATATCTCCAAGGAGGGCAGAATGACCTTGATCAGGAGCACTCTGTCCAGCATGCCTGTCTATTGTATGTCTCTGGTTCAGATGCCAAGAAGCGTGAGTTCGAGATTGGAGCGaatccaaagggattttctttggggtggtggGGCATTGGAAAGGAAGCCTCATTTAGTGGATTGGTCTATTATTTGCTCAGATAAACGAAAGGGCGGTTTGGGTGTGAGAAGCTTGGCGTTGCTAAATAAGGCTCTCCTATGCAAGTGGAGTTGGCGTTTTGCGGTGGAAAGGGAAGCTTTATGGAGGCAAGTCATAAGTGCAAAGTACAGGGAAGAAGAGGGTGGTTGGAGGTCTTGTGTTGTGAGAGGAAGTTATGGGGTTGGGTTGTGGAAAGCGATTAGGAGAGGGTGGGAAGCGGTAGGTAACAATTTGGTTTATTCTGTGGGAAATGGTAGGAGGATTAGATTCTAGGAGGaaaagtggtgtggagatgataAGTTGtgttctctttttccttctctatATGCTATATCCTTGGATAAGGAGGCTTGGGTAGCGGATGTATGGAGTCATTCTGGAGGGGGGGTGTGGGCTCCTAGGTTCTCTAGGAGaattaatgattgggaggtgatCGAGGTGGAACGCCTTCTCTTGAGGTTGCAAAGGAGGAGGGTTTACAGTGATGTGGAAGATGAAGTAATTTGGACTAAGGCAAAGGACGAAAGATTCTCAGTTAAGTCTCTTTACAAGGATTTGGATCCGGAAAGACGTGAAGAATTTCCTGCAAACATCATTTGGAATTCTTTGGTGCCTCCAAGGGtaagtttctttgcttgggaggccacgTGGAAAAAGTCCGTAACATTGGATCGTCTTCAGAAAATAGGGTTCTCCTTGGCTAATAGATGCTTTTTGTGTTTGGTAGAGGAAGAATCTATTGATCATATCCTCTTGCATTGTGGGTTGGCCAGAAATTTATGGAGCttacttttctctctctttggagTTTCGTGGGTGCTCCCCTCTTCAACAAGAGAGGCGTTATTGGGGTGGTTAGGGCCTTGTGTGGGAAAGGAAAGAAGGAAAGTGTGGCGTTCAGCAcccttgtgccttttttggactgtttggaaggaaagaaacagtagGGCTTTTGATAATGTAGAGCATTCGATTCAAGGGTGTAAATCGGTTTTACTTTGTAATCTGTGGGCGTGGTCCAggggtttttttgtttctgGCCCCACTTCCGTtgtagattttgttgattggttaggccATGGGTAAAGgtttttctttgtatacttcctgtatacgGTAAGGTGCTTCATTGAAGTGcctctttttattaatatactgtctctttattcatcaaaaaaataataaataaaaaaataatgtttgaaaTAATGTTGGTAGCAAATTGAATGGAAAGCAATAGTGAGGTATCTAATCACAACCaagaatgattataaaaaaaaatgaccaatatGTAACAAATAGAAATTGATTGAAAGACAACAAAATActggaaattttgaaagatttttcTTGCACTTACACtactttttattaataaaagaatatCCATTAGCTTCTCTACCATGAATCCCACACTAACTAGAcatatttgaaaaaccaaaacatCAAGCTGAGAGTTGCAATCTCAAGCTAGACACtgttcaataaaaaaatcttagtCACTcaaataactaaactaaatagaaTGTTTAGGAATGCCAAATCAGGCTCTAAATAGCTTGACTGAATCATCTAGACATACTAAGACTGATGATTAAAGTATGTCACTTTCCAAATGCATACAGCAACATCAAACTAACCTAGCTACTAAATTGGCTATCACCAAAAAAGGTCCttgaaatatgtatattttatcctataatgtaaaaataaatataaaaaatccaCATGTTAGGCAATATAGGCATCAAAGAGAGAATATTCCATTTATACTTGATTATACTCGGCAAACTGGGCACCATTATGGTCATTTTGGTCTATATGACATGACttacaatggtttttttttttttcaagcaaCAACAAAAAATGCAGAACACAAAAAGATCAGCAGAAAGATCATTTGATAGAACCTGTCCACTTAACCAA
It encodes:
- the LOC117914698 gene encoding GTP-binding protein OBGC, chloroplastic isoform X2, giving the protein MSSSLSICFSPVSLARPTTRKANPKKLPRNPNPNPNPKIRKRTGTRTASPNEVLPYGDQATTYTSLPPREDFFTTSLNSSFQSSTEIKLSDLSPPTIESEIDKSSHEEDVFDEQLGFDYGKFELYEVNSDPEEEDEDEDEDGEGQVFVGHGEMVSVFNGEEEEKEKGLPAVMRCFDRAKIYVKAGDGGNGVVAFRREKYVPFGGPSGGDGGRGGNVYVEVDGSMNSLLPFRNGVHFRAGRGSHGQGRNQNGAKGEDVVVKVAPGTVIREAGSDGVEGEVLLELLHPGQRAMLLPGGRGGRGNASFKSGTNKVPKIAENGEEGPEMWLELELKLVADVGIVGAPNAGKSTLLSVISAAQPTIANYPFTTLLPNLGVVSFGYDATMVVADLPGLLEGAHKGFGLGHEFLRHTERCSALVHVVDGSSQQPEFEFDAVRLELELFSPELAEKPYVVAYNKMDLPEAYERWPSFKERLQARGIGTFCMSAVKGEGTHEVVCAAYELLRNRTESNKEVEDPVNLNHVADMLHKQRSASINEFEIFHEKGSNTWHVVGSGLQRFVQMTNWRYIESDRRFQHVLEACGVNKSLIKLGVKEGDTVIVGEMEMVWHDSADGSGSSNVRKESTDSAVKWPQWK
- the LOC117914698 gene encoding GTP-binding protein OBGC, chloroplastic isoform X1; the protein is MSSSLSICFSPVSLARPTTRKANPKKLPRNPNPNPNPKIRKRTGTRTASPNEVLPYGDQATTYTSLPPREDFFTTSLNSSFQSSTEIKLSDLSPPTIESEIDKSSHEEDVFDEQLGFDYGKFELYEVNSDPEEEDEDEDEDGEGQVFVGHGEMVSVFNGEEEEKEKGLPAVMRCFDRAKIYVKAGDGGNGVVAFRREKYVPFGGPSGGDGGRGGNVYVEVDGSMNSLLPFRNGVHFRAGRGSHGQGRNQNGAKGEDVVVKVAPGTVIREAGSDGVEGEVLLELLHPGQRAMLLPGGRGGRGNASFKSGTNKVPKIAENGEEGPEMWLELELKLVADVGIVGAPNAGKSTLLSVISAAQPTIANYPFTTLLPNLGVVSFGYDATMVVADLPGLLEGAHKGFGLGHEFLRHTERCSALLFQQTYAQLGKLFLDQAKFMQGVKVHVVDGSSQQPEFEFDAVRLELELFSPELAEKPYVVAYNKMDLPEAYERWPSFKERLQARGIGTFCMSAVKGEGTHEVVCAAYELLRNRTESNKEVEDPVNLNHVADMLHKQRSASINEFEIFHEKGSNTWHVVGSGLQRFVQMTNWRYIESDRRFQHVLEACGVNKSLIKLGVKEGDTVIVGEMEMVWHDSADGSGSSNVRKESTDSAVKWPQWK